From a single Calothrix sp. NIES-2098 genomic region:
- a CDS encoding dihydroorotate oxidase translates to MDIYQLAISPLLFNLLKTDPEWLHHKTINTLGWLSQKSDRLPARWVNHLLQQSLCLYDPRLEQNLFGINFPNPVGLAAGFDKDGIAAQIWSSLGFGFAELGTVTYIPQPGNPRPRLFRLPLDKAALNRMGFNNSGAAAMAARLAQGKQELNQRIPIGINLGKSKVTPLETSANDYLNSFRLLKDLGDYFVVNVSSPNTPGLRSLQDAAMLGSILDLLQQDNKTQKPIFVKIAPDLEWEAIADIVALANTYQLAGLIATNTTIRRDLLKTQVIAQTGKTVQEEAGGISGAPLRDRSTEVIRFIWQQTQGQLPIIGVGGIFTPEDAWEKITAGASLIQVYTGWIYQGPMMVRRILTGLLSKLEESGLNSINAAVGLEAKAKN, encoded by the coding sequence ATGGATATTTATCAATTAGCAATTAGTCCGCTGTTGTTTAATCTGCTCAAAACAGATCCAGAGTGGTTACACCACAAGACGATTAACACTCTTGGTTGGTTATCACAAAAAAGCGATCGCCTCCCTGCTAGATGGGTAAATCATCTGCTTCAGCAGTCATTATGCTTATACGATCCGCGTTTAGAACAAAATCTCTTTGGGATTAACTTTCCCAACCCTGTAGGTTTAGCAGCTGGGTTTGATAAGGATGGCATTGCTGCCCAAATCTGGTCAAGCCTTGGTTTTGGCTTTGCAGAATTAGGCACAGTCACCTATATTCCTCAACCTGGAAATCCCCGTCCCCGCTTGTTTCGTTTACCTTTAGATAAAGCTGCCCTCAACCGCATGGGTTTTAATAATAGCGGTGCAGCAGCAATGGCGGCACGATTAGCACAAGGGAAACAAGAATTAAACCAGCGAATTCCTATAGGTATAAATTTAGGTAAATCTAAAGTAACCCCCCTCGAAACATCTGCAAACGATTACCTCAATAGTTTTCGTTTACTTAAGGACTTGGGAGACTATTTTGTAGTTAATGTGTCTTCTCCAAATACGCCAGGGTTGCGATCGCTCCAAGATGCAGCCATGCTCGGCTCTATTTTGGATTTATTGCAACAAGACAATAAAACACAAAAGCCGATTTTTGTCAAGATAGCCCCCGATTTAGAATGGGAAGCGATCGCTGATATTGTTGCTTTGGCGAATACCTACCAGTTGGCGGGGTTAATTGCTACTAACACCACTATTCGCCGCGATCTGCTGAAAACTCAGGTAATCGCACAAACAGGCAAAACTGTGCAAGAAGAAGCTGGTGGAATTAGCGGCGCACCATTACGCGATCGTTCCACCGAAGTCATTCGGTTTATCTGGCAACAAACTCAAGGACAATTGCCAATTATCGGCGTTGGCGGCATCTTTACCCCAGAAGATGCCTGGGAAAAAATTACTGCTGGTGCTAGTCTGATTCAAGTCTATACAGGCTGGATTTACCAAGGCCCAATGATGGTACGCCGCATTCTCACAGGTTTACTTTCTAAGTTAGAAGAAAGCGGATTAAATTCAATTAATGCAGCTGTAGGTTTAGAAGCAAAAGCTAAAAATTAA